From Paenibacillus sp. PvR098:
TCGACAATCTTCTCCAGATAAGGCTGAAAGCTAGCGAAGTCCGCCTGCTCCTTGGCTTCTTCCCATGCCGCTTCGGACTGGGAAGTCAGCACAACGTATTCCTGATAGCGCTTAGGGGGAATTTTTTTGCTGCGGTCGTACTCCTTCTTGCATTCGCTAACAATCTTCCGATATAAGGGGTCCAGCTGTCCATTCACATCAGAGGAAGCAAAATAATCCAAGAACGCTCCCATTTCATCCGACACCGACAGTTTGAACAGCTCACCGGACAACTCGCCTACCACCTCGGAGCGTGTGGCAATTCCTTTCTTGGGCGCACCCGTGCGCATATCCCAATAAATGAGTCCCACAGCTTCCTCGTAGCTCTTCATCTTTTTTAAATAGTGCTTGAACTCGTTTAATTTGGCATCAAAGCTTGAAGTCGTCATCTGGCTTACCCCTTCCATAACGGTATAACTTGATCATACTTGCTCCTGAAAACAGAAGCAAATTTCTCCAAAATGGGGTATGATAGATGTAGGAGGAGAGTGACTACCATGCACATTACTTTTACCGAAGAAGCAGCTAAGGAAATCAATTCTAAGCTGAACACGCCAGAGGGCGGTAACCTGAAGCTGGTCTATGACGCGGAAGGCTGCGGCTGCTCGGTCAGCGGTGTTCCGACGCTATGGATTACGGACAAGCCCGACAGCAACGATTTCATGGTTCAGGATGAGCCTTACCCTCTGCTGATGGATCGCAAGCATGAAGTGTTTTTCGAGGAACGCATGTCCATAGATTACAAAAAGAATGGTCATTGTTTCATATTGAAAAGCAGCGGCCAAATTTACAATGCCCATATGATGCTTTTGGACAAAAGATAAAATAAAGAGACATTAGGATAATTTATTTTGACCCGTAGGGGAGGAAAATAGATGTCGATGCTAACTGAAATCATCCACCACAATCAAGAATTCGTCGAAGCTAAAGAGTACGAGCAGTTTAAAACCACCAAATTCCCCGATAAGAAAATGGTGATTCTGACCTGCATGGATACGCGTCTTACCGAGCTGCTGCCCAGAGCGTTGAACCTGCGTAACGGAGATGCGAAGATCATCAAGAATGCAGGGGCAATCGTCTCCCATCCGTTCGGGAGTATTATGCGAAGCATCATCGTGGCGGTTTATGAGCTGGATGCCAAAGAAGTGTTCGTTGTCGGCCATTACGAGTGCGGCATGACCGGTCTGAATGCGAAAGATGTGCTGAACAAGGCCCGCAGCCGCGGCGTGACAACCGAGCTGATCGATACGCTTCAAC
This genomic window contains:
- a CDS encoding carbonic anhydrase, with the translated sequence MSMLTEIIHHNQEFVEAKEYEQFKTTKFPDKKMVILTCMDTRLTELLPRALNLRNGDAKIIKNAGAIVSHPFGSIMRSIIVAVYELDAKEVFVVGHYECGMTGLNAKDVLNKARSRGVTTELIDTLQHAGIKLEGFLTGFDYVHDGVVNSVNLIRNHPLLPKDLPVHGLIIHPETGRLDIISNGYESIS
- a CDS encoding iron-sulfur cluster biosynthesis family protein is translated as MHITFTEEAAKEINSKLNTPEGGNLKLVYDAEGCGCSVSGVPTLWITDKPDSNDFMVQDEPYPLLMDRKHEVFFEERMSIDYKKNGHCFILKSSGQIYNAHMMLLDKR